The window TATTTGGTCACTTTGCGCCACGAGCACTTTTTGGTTCAGTTTTAAACTACTGGTTCTATTGGAAataaaaaagcagtggtactcccATTTTGGTATCCAATTTCCATCACATGTTGAATGTTCATTTAATATCAAATCCTATTTGATGGATGTGCAGTGCACAGGGATAGGGCCTTCATGTTttctgtgtcctttcttgtaGGGTACATGCGGTTCTTGCTGGGCTTTCAGTGCGGTGGGTGCCCTAGAGGGACAGCTGCAACTGAAGACCGGCAAACTGGTCTCTCTCAGTCCCCAAAACCTTGTGGACTGTTCTTCAAAGTATGGCAACAAGGGCTGCAGTGGGGGCTTCATGACAAGAGCCTTCCGATATATTATTGACAATAATGGCATTGATTCTGATAGCTCATACCCTTATCATGCCAAGGTGAGTTGATACCACACCAATAACCATTGGAATAAGGGGATGGTAGGCAATGGGTACATTCCTAAACTGCCCTCGTGGTTGTGGTGATAGCTTTTGACCAACACGTACCGCACATTAGTACAGTTTATAGCTTCTACAACCTTATAATCACATAATTAGAAAGACATTCATATGTGTGTCACATCATCccataagattgtaagctctttgggacaggggtGTAATTGTCCCCGTGTTTACACGTATGTCTAATGCTCTGAAATGCTACTCCTTGTATTTTTAATTGCCCGTCTGCTCCTACTTTAAAGCGCTGGGGGTTGGCACcagatatttttttaaatgaatcaaAATATAGTGCTAATGCTAATGACATATTAATGAAAACAACCACGGTGGGTAATATTCTATTTACATCCAGTAAATCCCAGTAAAGTGCATAATTGAGGGTTTTCGTACAAGCTCATGAGTGTTCAGTAATTAaaggttattatttatttataaaatgttttaccaggaattgatacactgagagttacttcttgttttcaagtatgtcctggtcacagagttataacaatacatggttacattaaatgaaaagAGATTATAAAGTCAATTCACAAACATTTCATGGGCAGTTAGAGTTGGAAATTGGGTAAAGTGGATAAAAAGGGCTGGTGAGGTTCAGATTGGAATAGAGCAGCTgcaacattaccaaacatcagcaaatggctcacaccctttaggtgcgccaaaggctgtccaccattggggcgacgcagatgtagactgaaggggttcagattgaatgcagctgtggtttcaaagtcctttgtcctcaTGGTCCATTAAaattccagagggtggggctgacgAAACACAGCAGTTAGAAAACTCAGATATTAATCCTTAGCacactggttctgtgcagaggggagcagctcctgAGGAACCCCATTAGACGTCTGCCTGTGCAGCAAGGTAGATGTAGACtcaaggggttcagattgaatgcagctgtggttatGACCAATCAAGTGAATGACCCTTTTAACATGTTCTTATTAATACCTTATTAGGATGACACGTGTCATTATAACCCTGGTGACAAAGCTGCCACGTGCACCAAGTACACAGAGATTGAGCCAGGCACAGAGCAGGCTCTTCAGGCGGCCTTGGCTAATGTCGGGCCAATATCTGTAGCCATAGATGCTTCTCGCCCCACATTTTACTTTTATAAAAGCGGTAAGTGTTGAACATTTCTTCAAACCTTGAAATCTCTCGTCAGTCTTCAGCCGAAACCGCAGAAATAAAGCCAACCATGGTTTGCCCCTAttcccagggccgcagacagctttcccggggcccaggagtAAAGTTTCCATCGGGGCCTCCCACCCACATGTCAGCGGCGTTGCGAGCAACCCCCCTCCCATTTTCTCTtaaactgtccccccccccattctcacaCACCATcttgctctcaccccctcttacactccctcgtcaccctttccttcccccctccctctcttacacccccacatctcccagccctatgtatttctccccctccacacactcaataaccctcctccccaatatacacacatacaaacaaacaataagctcccctccccaaatacacacacaataggccCCCTCCTCAAATACAGACACAATAGGtcgccctccccaaatacacacacacacacaataggcccccgtccccaaatacagacacatacaaacaataggccccctccccaaatacagacacacacacacacacacacacacaataagcccccctccccaaatacagacacacacaaacaataggccccctccccaaatacagacacaataGGTACCCCCTCCGCAAATATAGACACACACAATAGGTACCCCCTccgcaaatacagacacacacacacaataagtaccCCCTccgcaaatacagacacacactcaaaTAGGCCCCCTCCCAaaatacagtcacacacacacaaacacaaaataacccacccccccctcccccacccgcaaaaagaaaaaaatcacacCCTCCTTAGGGTGTATGGGCATGAGAGGGTGGTATAAGGGGGGCCTGGCGCATGTGTGATTACCAGGGGCCCTTGGATGGGCCTGCTAGAGACACATGGCGGATGCACAGAAGGGCCCTGTAGGCCCATTGAGGccaaagggagggacagatgggTGGTGCTAAGAGAAGGGGAGGGCCCTTCAGTCCTGCAGGAGGGAAGGGACGGGACAGACAGATGGCACCGGCAGCCAGAAAAGGGGAGAGCCTATCTTGCCTGCAGAAAGAGAACTGTAGGGTTGCCGGCAGGGAGACCGGGCCCCTTGTCTGTCCGGGCCCGGGACAGCAGTCCtagctgtccccccctgtctgcggccctgtctAAACCCAGATGTTTCCGTTTTCTTGTGTTAACTAGCATGCCATTTTCAGGTGTCTACAATGATAAATCCTGCGGTCAAGACGTAAATCATGGAGTCCTTGCAATAGGCTATGGCAGCCTTAACGGACAAGACTATTGGCTTTTAAAAAACAGGTAATGAATCTACAGGCTGCATTAAACCGGTAGGGAAAAACGATTAGGCAACAAATCCGAAATCAGTGCCTCAAAAACCTATGTGGTAGTGGCAATGTATATATCAATAGTGACTGTGCATATGGTTGAAATGCTTATTGGAACTATTTTGCATGAGGAGCAAGTGGTCAGTGATAATATTTTTGAATATATAGTAAAGCCTCAATTAGATGTGGTCACTCAAAGATAAGGCATATACAGGAACGGAAGGGACTAGAGACCGACGGTCACAGACGGTAACTGTCTCAGATGTGACATGTCCCCGCTCCCCCAGAAGCCAGACATAGAGCGACAGCTCACAAACCCATGCTCTCTATCGGAGTAATAGGCCAGTTGCAGCCCAATAAGAGGGTGTATTTGAGTACTCACAAGACCACTGTCCCTGAAAGTTCCCTTGCTGTGCTCCAGTCGTGTCGCAGGAAGTGAAGCAGCAGAAAAACAAGAGAATGGCGGTGCACAGAGCACAATATCTATGAAGggctgacgcgtttcgtgcctcTCCTGGCACTTTGTCAGCGTGATAAAGCCCCAGGAGAGGCGCGAAACGTGTTAGAGAATCATTACCCCCCTCATGTTTGTTTTGGGCTTAATAAATCCATTTTTTATTGCATCGATCTGCATCCACCCCTCACCGATATCGTgcgctgtgcaccgccattctCTTGTTTTTTGCGGCATTAAACTGGAATGTTGCTTTATCGTGTAAAGAAGGTAATTCAGTAGAAGATAAAAAGCCTTTTTATTTGGGTAAGCCAATAATTTTTTTAGACAGTGTTATTAGAATGATATTAGTTATTAGAACTCCTATCAAGGAGTGGCCTGCAGGGTTTGGAAATATCTATAATATACAATAATTTAATATGGGAAGAATCCTCCTGTCAGTAAACAATATCACAACTTACTTCACTACAGCAGGATAAAAACCGCTGCCGAGACTTTGAACGGCAAGAAAATAACAATTCTAGTGCAATAAGCCAAAATTATTGTGAACAGCTAGGATAATTTGAGTAACTCCTGCTCTGTGGGTCGCTAGCAGATTTGGAGACCGTACCCACCTATAAAACATGTTTGCAGTGTTTTATGGTATGTGGATTGCGCATGAATATAATATAATTTAGCTGTTGGGGGAAAGAATCAGTACTAAAATGAGGGAAATTAGCAATtcaaatacaaataataaaagatTACAGAAATAGCATGTCAGTGAGGAGGCCATATAAGTAATGGGATAAGGAAATGTATAAGTTAGGGCTTAAACAGTAGTGCTAATACTCTAGGTCTAGGCCAGGGGATAAAAGTAccactcatttttttttattaccattACATTTCTTATACCATTTTGATCAATGGCTTTAAGGGCTAATAAAAGGGTTACTAGTTTCATACATTTATACTAAATAAATAGAAGTATGTACTATACCATATAGAATTATAGCAAAAAGACCATTAATTTGTCAAACCAAGAGGTTATTTTACTATTACTTATGCAGTTATTAAGTTTTCCTTCAATGGATATATGCGAGTTTCAGTGTTACTGGATGTGCCTGGGTATATTCTGACATGGAAGACTATGGTCTCTATATAAAATGCTGTGTACCTGCTCCACCATGAAATGATTCAttaggcctcaattataccaagAGCTGCATGGCGGCAGTGCTAtcctgtgacgtcaccctgcgctgccgccaagcagcatcttgattataccagggaggcagagcagaggaggcttggaggcgtggccgtgagcggtttgccctcgtTGGCTGAGCCGCTCACGCGACATGGCTGTTGCCAGAGGAAAACAAATTTAGAAGTCTCTTCCCCAGCCTGCCGCTTTGCAGTACGGTGCAGCACGACCGTCGCCATCGGCATGATTACTTTAATTGTATTTATGCTGGTTGTTTTGGCGCCACGCAGCAACCCTCCACGCGACGCCACCAGCGAtttttggtataatcaaggccttagAATGGCGTTCAGAGCTTTGCTGACCTGGGAAAGCTTCATAGCGTATTGGCCAATGTTTCCGTTTGACGCACACAGCTCCTCACGgaaatttctttctttctcttccaaGCTGGGGTGTAACTTACGGAGATAAAGGTTACGTTCGCCTTGCGAGAAACAGCGGCAATCTCTGCGGCGTGGCGAGTTACGCATCCTATCCACAACTGTGAAGCGGGTTTTCAACGTCGCAGAATCTAGCAAGAGAAAATATCTGGAAATTATGTGTTAAAACTTCATCTAATATATATGTTTAATTGACACCTTACTAAATACAGTAAATATCTTGACATAACATGAACAAGTTCTCGCTTGTTTAATGTGCAatcttccattttgtctgatgtGAAACAgattgtgtgtgtaagtgtttgtccTAATTCATAATACATCCCTCTGCACACTCTCAAAAGCCTCCTAAGTATTATATAGACACATATTTACAGAGCGGTCCTGCCATAAGACGTCATCCGGTGCTGGAAGCCatattacagcccattcaagtcaatgtggTGTAAGGTGTCTTATAGCAGAAGACTGAATAGTAAATATGGCCAATAATGTTTTAactagtgtatgtgtgtatatatacatatatatatatatatatgtatgtatgtatgtatgtatgtatgtatgtatgtatgtatgtatgtatgtgtatatatacacacaccaccgAAATCCAAGGATCAGGGAAGGAAACACCAATGTATCAGGGTCTTTGCTCCAATTCTCATCCATGGGCGCCAtcttgtgatttggggagtgtcagtagaaagtgttaggccgcgcttatagtgacggcgatgcTGACATCActctgcggtcgctggaaaaatcaaattgaattgacTTCAAGTGATTGCGACAAAGCCGCCgcgccgctcctactataagcgcacgtgacggagtcaatacatttgttttgacgcggcgtcgccatcgccggcactataagtgtggCCTTAGGGGGGAGGTTCATGATGCACAGTTTACAATGACAGTGCTGCCGTGATTCTGCACCGAAAACTCTGCCAGGGTTAATGTGAGGTCACTTTCTGGCGTCTACCAAACCGCACCAGAAAGAAGAAGAAACTGTTCGTACATGTGATGCCTCTGTGCACCGAAAAATGGCAATGCGTCAAAGTACATGTTCTCTGCTCCAAAAACTGCCGCAGGACAAACACCTCCTATTTAGCCTTTTACCACTTCACAGAGCCTACATCAAAGCATCAGCCTAAAAAccatggggcttattctgtaacgCTGATCGGGACGTCTTCGGCTGAAATTCCCCTTTGAGGTCAATGAGGAATTTCGTCCGGAAAACGTCCAGCCAGCTGCTTCGGCAGGTAAAGAATAAGCCTCTAAGAAAGCTTGTTCAGCGAAACCTTGACTATGTAAAGGAGTAAGGCCAAGCTCTGGGTGGAATGTAATACTGCAAATACACTGAGGAATATATTGTATTAActtgtggccaactccagccctcaagagccaccaacaggtcaggttttaaggaagtcttattttatttatgatttagaCAGGGTTTTTGGAGGGTCATGTTGCTTTGTTGCAATACATACATAATTGGGGATAAAGTGCtttagagtgggggggaggggagggcggaaCACCTAGATGATGAAGATTGGGAACCAATGTCCTATAACACGGGTGGTCACTCCAGTCCCCGgcccaagggccaccaagaggtcaggttttaaggaagactgagccactgattgagcctcctgtgcagaagggatatccttaaaacttgacctgtctgtggcccttgaggactggatttggctacGCCTACCCTACATCAGTGTCTGTATCTTtcccttaaatttttttttttgtggtggtggtGGAGAACCCCTTGGGGGTAAATTTTGTATACTGTAGTCCAAAGCGGCTGTTTCGGGCCCAAAAAAAATCCCTATATACTTCAGTAGTGATTTTCACCCAAAGACGTCCCGTAAGGCCGTTTCAGACTACATACCATTTACCTCTAAATCTCCCATATTTTGTTTCTTGGAGGTTGGATCTCTGCAATTACATATTTCCCATTGCTTTCTATGGAAAATCTATGACATTTCATAATATTAATAAATGTTAATTAATTATCATTATGATTTCTCTCAGCAACGTCATTGTGTAACAGGCGCTGGTTTCATTAAAATACCTAACTGATTTCAAACAGTTTGAAGTGTTGTCCTGTTTTTTGTTTACCTCCTATAAGTCATGATGGCATTGTTTAATTGATTCCAAATCGATGCAATCTTGGACTCGCTGTTACATTATAGATATGGCCCCCAGGCACTTACATAGGCCggctgcctcctttctgccgccttCCTCTTTCCGATTCGGACATCACCAAAGCGgctcgttgccatggtaacgtgacgttatTTGCCGTCACAGCGAGATGCTGTGTTACGTCACTTTGGTGCCgtacgcggtgtcatttgatgctgcgaatcgggggggcggcagaaaggagacagcaaggaggcgcCCGGCATATgcaagtgacttcccatcaggccccaTAGTCCCAAaagcgcggcaaatgtatatgggggcagacatttttgccgccccaagaTGTTGCTGCCCTAGGTCCGGgcataatgggaaatctgccTCTGGTTACAGGCCTAAGTGCCTCTTGCTTTATTGCAAatccagtacaggcataccccacattaacgtacgcaatgggaccggagcatgtatgtaaagcgaaaatgtacttaaagtgaagcactacctattcccacttatcgatgcatgtactgtactgcaatcgtcatatacgagcataactgatgtaaataacacatgtgtaacaagctctatagtctccccgcttgcacacagcttcggtacaggtagggagccggtattgctattcaggacatgcagacaggcgcatgcgtgaactgccgtttgcctattgggcaacatgtacttactcgcaagtgtacttaaagtgagtgtccttaaaccggggtatgcctgtatatgttgcTAAGCCTTGTCATGTGATGACAGTAGTAGAAAAAAGTAGCTTATATTTAGGGTGAacagattttcaaaagtaaaaTCCGGGACACATACAAACAAATGACCTCATTTAAAAAGAAGTATTAGAATGGTACGGTATAATCGGTGTTATCTGGCATGTGCCGGACATGAGAGGTGCCAGATAAGCACAAATTCCTGTTTACTAAGTGTTAtaccatggcgatgcgtctcCAGAGGCCGTCTGAGTCacggtaagtgcagtttacagaggccttcgcctcttccccggcacttcatttaagtgccttcgggaagcgcgcggggcctcggTAAACCCAGCGCCCCCCGCAGACAATTTCGCGCCcctcacccccagtttgcgcaccgcggTGTTATACCATACTTCTAGTACACATTTTCAAAGAATTAGAATACATtataacaggggtgctcaactcctgtctttccccccaccccccatcccaacaggtcaggttttcagcgtatcccagcttcagcacaggtggttcgaacacttcctgcttcagcacagctggctcaatcagtacctgcttcagcaaaggtggctcaatcagaggctcagtcaactgagcctctgatggagccacctgtgctgaagctgggatatcctgaaaacctgacctgttagcggcgcttgaggtctggagttgaggaTCATAACATATAAAGTATAAAATAGTACACAGGTACTCACCAATCAAGTAGTAATACTACTATAGTACTGTCgtattttcgtttgttgctgctGTACTATATAAGCAGCGCATTGCGTACACCCAGATCACTTAACACTACACTTAATACTAAAACTATTGActctactgtacatcatttacTGCTTAGTTGGagatttgggggaggggggggagtatttGGGCATCTGGCAGTGGCTCAGGGTTATCAACGTCAAGTGTAGATGTAGAAGGTGATGGTGTTGGGGCTGAATGTGGACAGGCCCTTTGACAAGCCCTGGAAGCTTTTTGAATAGATTCCTGATATCAGTTTGCTTACGTGCCTCCTGCCTTTTTTATTTTGCATGAAAGTAGAGTGCAAAATGTGTCATTGCAAAATCTCTTGTGCAGAGCAACAAGTCTGACTTCTGCAAATGTAATTATTGTATCAAAAGCTGAAGTTTCTTCGGAGTCTttgttaggccgagtccatagaaggacaggccgcgctgagccgtgcggacgctccgcgctgagcccctgcatcctcaatgaggatgccttgagagggggctcacgcg is drawn from Ascaphus truei isolate aAscTru1 chromosome 7, aAscTru1.hap1, whole genome shotgun sequence and contains these coding sequences:
- the CTSS gene encoding cathepsin S, translating into MKSLTCILLAASVIASVHALVDPTLENHWQLWKKTFTKLYSNEKEDIRRRVIWEKNLKFVTLHNLEHSMGIHSYDLGMNHLGDMTSEEVMSVVTGLQVPLRGEWNSSSNEWNNTQNANQKSKVPDSVDWREKGCVTEVKNQGTCGSCWAFSAVGALEGQLQLKTGKLVSLSPQNLVDCSSKYGNKGCSGGFMTRAFRYIIDNNGIDSDSSYPYHAKDDTCHYNPGDKAATCTKYTEIEPGTEQALQAALANVGPISVAIDASRPTFYFYKSGVYNDKSCGQDVNHGVLAIGYGSLNGQDYWLLKNSWGVTYGDKGYVRLARNSGNLCGVASYASYPQL